aaaattttttatttagacccttttataatttataaaattttaaattaataataataaaattatacattattcttcaaaaataataaaattttaatttaattttttaaaaattataaaatataaattactaaattaataaattatattttactttacaatatataatttaatttcgccaAAAATATTTTGTGATTTCACCCTACTTTCAACACTTATCGGTAAATATATACGAAAAAAATGATAGTTTTCTTTTGGTTGAAGAAGGGGCAAACATAACATCAAAAGAAATCACACTATAAAGAGATTGGTACACATAAGCCCCACTGGCATCTGCCAACAAGAAAGGAGATAAAGACTCCATTAGAGTCAacaatttattataatttgatctgttagtcaataaattaataaCTGCAGTAGGGTTGATTTTATATTAgtctaaaattaatattttaataattcactATTATATTTCACTTTTAGATGTTTTATATGTAATTAATTAGTATAATAACTTATTTGACCTTTCAATTTTAAAAGTCATTTTAACTTTCTACttaatttttcttctcttttaatCTTTACATTAgtctaaaattaatattttaatatttcactCATTATATTTcatgtttttgatgttttatatGCAATTAATttgtataatgatttatttagcCATTCAAATTATAATAATCATTTCAACCTATCATTTAATTTTCTGTCTCTTTTAGTATTTGAacttgtattatttgttaaatcacCTAAAATTAGAAGAAAAAGTTAATGTTTGTTAACTTTCTTGACATGGCATATATGTGAATTGCCACGTGTATGTCAcattagcaattaattaatttataaaaataaaaatattttaaaaaattatattctttgataaattttaaaactagttttgtattattttgaatttttaaattttaaaatttaattaattgattatGTGACTTCCACGTAACAAATGCACATGTATATCAAGTCAGCAAAGttaataaatactaaatttttcattcattttttggTTATTTAACAAACAACGCAACTTTAAAagctaaattaattttttaaaataaattattttgattattatgcTAAATTGTTATGATTAAGGGTACCTTCCAATTATAGTGGTCGGCATGTTAGTTAGAGAGATTGAGCATGATGGTATAAGAATTGATATATCCATCTTCTTCCGATTTTTGTATCGATGTTGATGGTTAGTAGTTTATTTCTTTAGAAAGCACTTATAATGagaaatgtatttattattatcaaTGGTAAATatcttaattaaaaaaaacatttattttcataaattttgataACATttatagtttatttttattttgccaCAAGTGGtggagtttgaaaattttttggagaccgaaattaaattatatatttttacaattgtaaaaatataattttatcattttaataacctacattttataatatttaaaaggttaaatcaaattttatcattttagagaattaaagtataattttttgttactaatttaaaattttataaaattataaatagtttaaattaaaaatttaccattttatgaGGGCCATGGTCTCCACTACGCTCCACTTATTACTTCACTTCACCTTTTATTAAATTTCAacttaattttgtaaaaatatacacttataatttatttattaattaacacTCTCTCTATATTTTCTCTATTAAGTGTAATGGGTTAATTGGATTAAGTATCCTCAAAAATTGGATTAAGCATCCTTAAACAATTGATTAAATTCTAATTGATCCTTATACCATaggatattttaatttaattctcaAACTAACATTGTTATTCCAATTAAGTCTTTTGTCATCAACTAAGAGTAAATTGCACTAGGGTCACTtaattattgataatttttatttcGGTCACCTAATTATAAAAGGTTATAAATTGATCACtaacattttgaaatatttttaatcaCTTGTATGTTAAGTCTCATATAGAAATGGTTGCAGGATAGATATTTGCATTTTTGAATTATCCAAATTtgcaaatctatctaaatattcaaaaattttattatcCACAATTTATCTGAATGTTATTATACAAATTTGAATCTAAAATAAAAACTATTATTTGTCGGATATctgaatttcaaaaaaaaaaagattttaaaattcccAATCATTTATGAAATTTCAAATTTGGTAATGTTGAGGCGGAAAATGCTCATCTGAGAGAAGTATTGCCTTCAAAGTGTCGTCCTCAAGGTAGTCGACTTGGACCTCGAAAATCAAAGGTATTGTTTCCATGCTGAGGTTTTGTCCCTAACCTTCGCAGAGAGTCGTGTACATTAGGGGTGTTTATTGTTCGGTTAAAATCGAATTAACCGATCGAACCAATCTAATTCAGTTAATCTATCGATGGCCGAATTTAGTTAAGTTGGaggtcggttaataattttttcaaatttcgaTTATCGGTTAACTGGGTTCGAAATTGAGTAAGTAATCGAAttaaccaaaataaataatatatattatatataatatacttTTATATTAGCAATGTGTTTTtaactattattttatattaattgaaataaacaatatatattatatataatatgttttttgaactattaaaaaaattgaacatTAACCATgtatattttatatgttttatatttattttaaccaaaagacaaaaacatataaatttcggTTCAATTAATgtgtttgaacaaaattttaattcAGTTAACGGTTAAAGATTTTTACATTTCGAATAATTCGATTAATAATACTTCAGTTCTGTTAATAATCGAATCGACTGTTTGAACACCCTTAGTGTGCAAAGCTCAAATGGTACTGGGTTAGCAAATAAGTTGCATATAAGGCCAAGGTTGGTGGTTCGAATTATGGCACACCTAGGTACCTGTATAATTATTCACATGCCCAAAATTAACATCTATCCTAAGTTTTGCAGGTACTGATCTCCACCAACCGAAGTACTCTCTCTATGAACTATTCACGACTCTTTGCGAAAGTTGGGGACAAAACTCCGACACGGGGGTAATACCTTTGAATGTTGAGGTTCGAGTTGGTCGCCCAGAGGACGACGCTTGGAAGACAACTTAAGGGGGGAATTGACTACTCTATGAAAAGTATTGCCTTCGAAGTGTCGTCCTTTAGATAATTGACCTGGACCTCAACAATTAAAGGTACACACCTCAAGTGGTAGCAGGTTTGCAAATAAGTTGTGCATAAAACCAACGGTGGTGGTTCAAGCTACGATGTGTCCAAGTACatcaataattatttatatgcccAGTACTACTAACACCTAATTATGATATTTGAATTCGCATATATTATCCAAATAAATAATATGGGGCTAAATAATGAATATTCGTATCCTCTCTAAATCcgtaacaaataataattttaaaacccaaattcgAATATTATCTaaatacacaaaaaaaaaatggaataaaTACCGGTGGATATGTGAATTTGTAATGCGAATTGTCTATCAGTCGCTAACAAAATGCTACCAGATAATTTAGTTTAGATCCAATTCTACAAAAGGTCAATGTATTAAGTCCACCAAATTTACATTTATATTTGTGATTTGGGCCTTTGGGCCATttcttaaaagaaaatgaaacaaatttgATTTATGGGGTGAAACTTGAGATGGCGCTCACTTTCATCTTCAGCTTCAACCAAAACCCCTCACAAACCCCCCACTTCAAGTTTCACAATCAAAAGCCTTCTAAGTTTTAACACTTTGTTCCAATTATGCATTACAATTTCAGCAGATCCAACGGCTAATCCCTGTTTTTCTCCAGTTCAAATTCGTCTTCATTTTTCGCCACCTTTGTAAATTGCCGcgaaaaaccctaaccctaaccctaaaGCTCCTCAACTTTTTTCAATGACGAAGGTTCACGGAACCGGCGTTTACGACTTCAAGCGCCACCATGTGGCGGAGTACCCGGTTGAGTTAGCCGACAAACCGGAAACGAAACCTCCTCACAGTTCATCCCTTCCGAGCTCTATTACTTTGTCTGAAATCCAGCGGGACCAGCTGACTAGAATAGCAGCCGCGAATTGGCTGAAGAGCGGTGGTTCGAAGCCTGAAAAGCCGTTCGATCCTCAGCTGGTTAAGGAGATTTATGAGACCGAGCTTACGGTGAAGTCTGAAGGGAAGTCTCAGAGGAAAACTGTGCCGTTGCAGAGGGTTATGATATTGGAGGTTAGTCAGTATTTGGAGAATTACTTATGGCCGAATTTTGATGCTGAGACGGCTTCGTATGAGCATGTCATGTCCATGATTTTGATGGTCAATGAGAAGGTAAAGcccttttttaaataaattaaatttgttttaaataaCTTTGATAGATCTAACTTGTTGAATTACTCTTTGCTTGTTGCTTTGcgacctttttttttctttcttattctaAGCAAATTATATTTTGCATTTATCTATGTTAGAGTTGGTGATAAAAGAAGTAGGAGTAGGACATATTTTGTTGATAATATtcctttttttttgtcaattatGATTTTGCCTTTGGCTTTTGTAACTTCATAGGAAGATCAAGTAAAAAGCAACATTCATTTGCAGCAGTTTTAACTACATCGGAaccttagggatttttgttttAATGATCTTTGGCATATTTGTCGTCCAGACTGTATTGAACCCCTTTTGAAGACTGATGCCTATGAAACTATTCTGAATGCACTAAGTTTCAGTTTATGAAATGTTCCTTTTCAGATTAAAAGAAATTTCATATGCAGCATGAGGTAATTTAATGAGCAGTTTTTGACAATTTATCTTTGAACATTGCAGTTTCGAGAGAATGTGGCTGCTTGGGGATGCTTTTATGATAGGAAGGATGTATTCACAGGATTCCTTGAGAGGGTTCTTCGGCTTAAGGAGGTTTGTATTGCTATCTCTTTTAGGTAGAATTAATTCAAGGAAGTGTCTAATGGTACAGAAGAACTCGACATGCTATTTTCTTTTTACGTATGATCTCATAAATCTGGAAATATTTGTTTCTTTTCTTCAAACAAAAGCACTAGATGTAGTACTTCAGTATTCTTTGTTCAGAAATTGATGACAAATAGGCTAAATCTTTGATAACTGGTTTGGATGCAGGGAAGAGAATTAACCATTGCAGAGAAAACGAATTATCTGGTTTTCATGATCAATGCTTTTCAGGTAATCTAGTACCTAAGTATTCATTTTAGTGAATGCTTTTGGATGTTACAAATTCATGCATCTCTCAAATATTTGCTCTTATGGAATATAACCTCAGACAGTTGAATGGAAGAACTTGATTTGCATATTCTGTTACCTTAAAACAGTATAATAGAGCTGAAGATGATAAGCAATAGTTCATAATACATGTGTAAACATAGAACTGCATTCTTGAGCTACTATCAATTTTGTAATGCTGTACCTGCTGAATGAGACAGAGTTTGGAAGATGAAATTGTCAGGGAAACTGTCCTTAGATTAGCAAGTCTGCGATCTTGGCACAGTTTGTCGTATGGTCGTTTTCAGGTAAGATTttattgaatgaattgtattttgCAGTCTCCTTTTGCTGGTGGATATTTTATTCTCTCTctctcatcatcatcatcatcatcatcattattatttctcCGTAGATGGAACTTTGTCTAAATCCAGATTTGAtcaagaaatggaaaagaatgaTAAAGAAAGAATCTGATGATGCCAAGAAGCTAGGAGTGCATCTTGATCCCTTATCTTCATTGGAAGTTAACTTCTTGAGAAATCTGATAGAAGAGTTTCTTGAGGTACTATGCTGGAGAATAagttgcttctttttttttttttttcatggtgGGTGGGGGTTTGGTGTTCAATGATTTTGCAGCAATTAATTGCCAATTTTTCATGTTACTTAGGTTCTTGATCATAAGGTTTTTACCCAGAAGAATCCTGTCAGTGAAGATGATGAGCTTAATGCTTCTAGTATTTTCGATCAAGTTGATGATGCTTCTATTTTGTACTGTGAAAGGTTTATGGAGTTTCTCATTGATTTATTGAGTCAGCTGCCAACAAGGAGGTATCATTGCCCTGCAACAGGATCCTATCCTCTTAGCTTTTAActgatttatttttcttttgttgttGGTTATTTATTTGCATCTTCTGGGGAAAAAAAGGGGGTGGTTAACAAATgtcttattgtttcatgttgaacTCCTTGTTCATCTGCTTATTTAGTACTCTTTGAACCTTCTCTTCATTgtcttctttttccatttctgaTTTTCTTTTGTGGTACAGGTATCTGAGGCCTCTTGTGGCTGATGTAGCTGTAGTTGCCAAATGCCATTTAAGTGCTCTTTATAGACATGAAAAAGGGAAACTCTTTGCACAACTTGTGGACTTGTTACAGTTCtatgaaaattttgagataaaTGATCATGTTGGCACTCAGTTGACGGATGATGAGGTGCTCCAATCTCATTATGATCGTTTTCAATCCTTCCAACTGCTTGCTTTTAAGAAAGTTCCCAAGGTCTGTCATTGGCGGTTGGTTTATGCGTGTAATTAGCAGAAAGTTCCTATCTTCACAGTTCATAGGTTCCAgattttaactcttttatttcctTTTGCTTCTGTGGTACTTGTAGTTGCAAGAACTTGCACTGGCCAATGTTGGTGCAATACACAAGCGGGTGGATCTCTCAAAGAAATTGTCTGTACTTTCTCCTGAAGAATTAAAGGACTTGGTTTGCTCTAAGGTTTGTAGGTTGTGAAGTTGTTTGTTTTTTGCtattatcattatatattttGGTACTTAATTTGAAACTAGGATTTTCAGAGAATGAAGTTTTGTGAGATGTTCACCGCAACTATTGTAGTGTCATCATTGTTTATGGGTTGTAATTTTAGTTCTCTTGTGAATGCATTTATTACAACATGTTTCGTGGTAGCTTAGTTGAGTGAAGTATATATATTACTTGATTTCTTGGTCTAATGAGTGATGGAGATCCACTCAGGTTATACTACATTGAACAGCTTGGATTGTTCTTTTAGTTTCATGACCTTCTTGCTTCATCTGGTACAAGATGATGTACATCCTTATTTTAGCTTTTGCCATGTTCTTTGCTTTATTGTTTAATCAGCTAGGACCATAACTTGTTTTATTTTTTGGTTGAGTTTTAGCTGGTGATATGCTTGCAGTGCATGCTCACCTGTCTGTTAACGAAACTACCATTACTATAACCAATTTCCATAATGCATTTTCCAATTTTCTTTTCAGCTCAAACTGGTTTCAAATGAAGATCCTTGGTCAGACAGGGTTGATTTTCTTATTGAGGTTATGGTCTCTTTTTTTGAGAAGCACCAGTCTCAAAAAGAAGCCATAAATGCTCTTCCTCTCTACCCAAATGAGCAGATTATGTGGGATGAAAGTGTTGTGCCGAGTATTAATTACTCTGGTGAAGGTTGTCTCGCTCTTCCTAAGCTGAACCTGCAATTCTTAACACTCCATGATTATCTTCTAAGGAATTTCAATCTCTTCCGTCTGGAGTCTACTTATGAAATTCGTGAGGACATCCAGGAAGCCATTCCTCACCTTCTTTCCTATATCAATAATGAGGGAGAAACTGCTTTCCGTGGCTGGTCAAGAATGGCTGTGCCAATTAGAGAATTCAAGATCACTGAGGTAAAGCAGCCAAATATTGGAGAAGTCAAGCCTGCTTCTGTAACTGCAGCGATTACATACAGCATTTCTAGTtataaatcacaaataagatcagaATGGGATGCCCTTAAGGAGCATGATGTTTTATTTTTGCTATCTATTAGCCCCTTATTTAAACCTCTAAGTGCAGAGGAAGAGGCTAAGGCTAGTGTGCCGCAGAAGCTTGGTCTGCAGTATGTACGAGGATGTGAAATTATTGAGATTCGTGATGAGGAGGGGACTCTCATGAATGATTTCAGTGGAAGAACTAAACGTgaggaatggaagccaccaaaaggTGAACTGAGAACTGTGACTGTTGCTTTAGATGCTGCACAGTATCACATGGATGTCACTGACATTGCTGAAAAAGGTGCTGAAGATGTTTACGGGACGTTCAATGTGTTGATGAGGAGGAAGCCTAAGGAAAATAACTTCAAAGCAATTTTAGAGTCTATCAGAGATCTTATGAATGAATATTGTATTGTTCCTGATTGGTTGCATAAAATATTTTTGGGCTATGGGCATCCTTCTGCTGCACAGTGGATAAACATGCCTGATCTTCTGGAGACAGTGGATTTCAAAGATACTTTTCTTAATGCAGGCCATCTGAAAGAGAGTTTTTCACATTATCAGGTACTGATCAGTGTTTCTACTTTTACTATTGCAGTTGATGTGTTCTGGGAGTACTGAAACCTTCTCTTGTTTTATTTTTAGGTTTGCTTTGTTGATTCAGATGGTAGGGAAACTTTGGATCCAAGACCACCATTCCGCATCAAGCTTCCTCGGTCACTTAAAAGTGATACTCATGCTCCATCAGAAAATGGAAGATCTGATACTGGTGTCAATGATGCCAAGATGGTAGATGCTTGTGTTGAGAAAGAAAAACTAATTGTTGAAGCATATATCCCTCCTGACCCAGGTCCTTATCCTCAAGATCAACCAAAACAGAACTCTGTTAGATTTACACCTACTCAGGTCTCAGCCAACTCTTTTAATTTATTGGAATGTAATTTGATTTGTTATCTTCTGGTTTCTAAGATAGATAACTGGGGAGGGGAGGTTTTGTATTCCAATAACTAATGTGTTGATAATTTGTGGACTTCTAGCTGCACGCGACATATATGCTAACACCACATTAGTTATCTAGGGATCCTATATGCTAATACCACCTAAGATATCAAAGTGAGTGAGGTATCTATTTCATAAAATCTAGTAGATGATGACTACTTCTTGATGCATGCAAACTACTCAATATTTTAGCTTTGATATGTAATTAGGGTCCTGGAATTCAATTCTTCATCTTTTGAGAAAAGTTGATAATTCCATGTATTTTGTATTTATTTCATTcatcttgtttttcttttcttgcaTTCTCTGA
Above is a genomic segment from Gossypium arboreum isolate Shixiya-1 chromosome 8, ASM2569848v2, whole genome shotgun sequence containing:
- the LOC108468806 gene encoding uncharacterized protein LOC108468806; its protein translation is MTKVHGTGVYDFKRHHVAEYPVELADKPETKPPHSSSLPSSITLSEIQRDQLTRIAAANWLKSGGSKPEKPFDPQLVKEIYETELTVKSEGKSQRKTVPLQRVMILEVSQYLENYLWPNFDAETASYEHVMSMILMVNEKFRENVAAWGCFYDRKDVFTGFLERVLRLKEGRELTIAEKTNYLVFMINAFQSLEDEIVRETVLRLASLRSWHSLSYGRFQMELCLNPDLIKKWKRMIKKESDDAKKLGVHLDPLSSLEVNFLRNLIEEFLEVLDHKVFTQKNPVSEDDELNASSIFDQVDDASILYCERFMEFLIDLLSQLPTRRYLRPLVADVAVVAKCHLSALYRHEKGKLFAQLVDLLQFYENFEINDHVGTQLTDDEVLQSHYDRFQSFQLLAFKKVPKLQELALANVGAIHKRVDLSKKLSVLSPEELKDLVCSKLKLVSNEDPWSDRVDFLIEVMVSFFEKHQSQKEAINALPLYPNEQIMWDESVVPSINYSGEGCLALPKLNLQFLTLHDYLLRNFNLFRLESTYEIREDIQEAIPHLLSYINNEGETAFRGWSRMAVPIREFKITEVKQPNIGEVKPASVTAAITYSISSYKSQIRSEWDALKEHDVLFLLSISPLFKPLSAEEEAKASVPQKLGLQYVRGCEIIEIRDEEGTLMNDFSGRTKREEWKPPKGELRTVTVALDAAQYHMDVTDIAEKGAEDVYGTFNVLMRRKPKENNFKAILESIRDLMNEYCIVPDWLHKIFLGYGHPSAAQWINMPDLLETVDFKDTFLNAGHLKESFSHYQVCFVDSDGRETLDPRPPFRIKLPRSLKSDTHAPSENGRSDTGVNDAKMVDACVEKEKLIVEAYIPPDPGPYPQDQPKQNSVRFTPTQIGAIISGIQPGLTMVVGPPGTGKTDTAVQILNVLYHNCPSQRTLIITHSNQALNDLFEKIMERDVPARYLLRLGQGEQELATDLDFSRQGRVNAMLVRRLELLSEVERFARSLQLPEDVGYTCETAGYFWLLHVYSRWEQFIAACAGNEDKPAFVQDHFPFKEFFSNTPQAVFTGQSFEKDMRAAKGCFRHLKTMFQELEECRAFELLKSTADRANYLMTKQAKIVAMTCTHAALKRKDFLQLGFKYDNLLMEESAQILEIETFIPMLLQRQEDGYARLKRCILIGDHHQLPPVVKNMAFQKYSHMDQSLFTRFVRLGIPYIELNAQGRARPSIAELYNWRYRDLGDLPSVKEEAIFYRANAGFSYDYQLVDVPDYHGRGESAPSPWFYQNEGEAEYVVSVYIYMRLLGYPANKISILTTYNGQKLLIRDVINRRCLPYDFIGPPSKVTTVDKFQGQQNDFILLSLVRTRFVGHLRDVRRLVVAMSRARLGLYVFCRRSLFEQCYELQPTFQRLLQRPDHLALNLNEGTSFTERHVDDIGHPYLVSGVEEMANIVFGRIDQLQQARAMYQYMAYSEQLMGTSEEQNNEQDSTSPNQAMEVDTSVAENGGINNDVHESNGQEAKEDGEDHANGQDGVLPSEDQPNTENETQVSTNDENTVT